The stretch of DNA CGCCGAACCTGAAACAGTTCGCCAGCCATAAGGTTCGCGGCACGAAGAAATATGCGGAACTGCAGGAGCTTTACCGGAAGGTGAATATCGAGATCAAAAAGCAGGGAGGATGACATAGTGGAATTGAGAATGAAGGCAAGGAATTCAAGGGCAAGAAAGCCGGTATTCAGATTGGTGCAATTCTTGACCGGCATCCACCGGGTCCATCATGATCGGTGGTCTTACGGATGGAAGTTGCCTTTCACACAGCTCGGTTACTTTCTTGTGCGAATCTTCGGCCGCCGGCATGGCCTGAAGCGAATGAAAGGCCATGGTCTGGATTACCATGACTGCACGGTTACCGGGATTTATTAGGGGGATCGGCCATGGATGAAATTAAGGAGCGTCGTGATCGCCGTGCGGGCAAGGTAACGCCGCTGGCTTGTGCTGAAAGTCTGCTGCAGGCGGCTGAACATGGGCGCATTGAGGCATTCGTTGCCGTCGTGAAGCTGGCTGACGGTACGATCCAGACGACATGGAGCCATGTCCAGAGCATTGAGGCGCTTGGATTGCTGGAGTGTGGCAAAGACGATGTAATGCAGCATATGCGGGAGTAGGTCGCTCGAGGGAGTGGCCTTTTCTTATGTCCAAACCGTGGCATGACTTTAAACTGCCTATCGAGGACGCCTACCCGGGCATAAAACAGGAGGTCATTAACCATGTATCCATATATCGTAAGTCGTTTCCGTTACCGTTTGGATCTTCAACTCTTTGCCGCTGATAGTGGTGGAGGTGAAGGCGGCGGTGGAGGGGGAGAGGGAGGCAGCGGCGGTTCCGGCGGGGAAGGTGGCGCCGGTGGTGAGGGAACCGATAAGAAGTTTTCTCAGGCCGAGCTTGACGCTAAGATTCAGTCCCGCGTCTCCCGCGCCGAGAAAGCCGCTCAAACCGCTCTGGCCAAAGAGTTGGGCTTTGATTCTGTCGAAGCCATGCAGACCTCCCTGAAACTGAAGGACAAAGACAAGGGCGGGAAACTTGACCCCGCCGAAGTCGATCGTCTGGTCGACGAGAAGATCAAGGCGCGCGAGAAAGAGCAGAACGATAAGACCTTTCAGCGCTTGCTTAACGCCGAGGTAAAGGTACTGGCAAACGAACTCGGGTTTGCCGATTGGGAGGATGCCCGCGCCTTGGCCGACCTGTCTGCAGCGAAGGAGAACGACAAGGGCGAGTTGGATGGCGTAAAAGAAGCCCTTGAAGCCCTCGCCAAGAAAAAGCCGCATCTGCTGAAAGCCAAGCAGGGCAGTGGCCGGATCGGCGCCGACATTTCGGGAGGTTCTGCCGACGACAAGAAGAAGCGCCGCGAGGACATTGTCAATTTGGCTAAGAGTCGCGGAACTATGACTGGCGGTCAGGCCGTGCATGATCCGTGGTCCAGAAAATAAGGAGGGAATAATTCATGAATTTGCAACCGAGACAGCGCGTGACGGTGCAGGATGAGTATGAAATCCTCGCCTCGTTTGAAGTGATCCGTGAGGTAGCCAACGGCATTACCATTGATTCTGCGGCGATTACAGCCGACGGTAATGGCGACAAAATCATCAAGAAGGGCATGCCGATGGCGAAGCTGACTGCTTCCGGCAAATATGTGCCGTACAATTCCGCTGGAGCCGACGGCAGCCAGAACCCGACGGCGATCCTGAAGCGAACCGTAAACGTCAAGGACGGCGACCATGTCGTCGGCGGGTACGAAGTCGCCAAGATCATCGCCGCCCGCGTTCCGGTGACCGTTGACGCCACGCTCCGTAGCAAGATGCCGAATATCGTATTCGCCTAATCCTGGTCATAGAAAGGACTGAATTCAAAACATGAACACGATCCAATATCGCTACAAACTCGACCTTCAGCTTTTCGCTGCAGGCGATCCAATTGATCTTACCCTGGAAGAAGCGCTGACCGGGGAAGACCTGCTGGTCTATTCCCGGAACCTCGAAACGTCGAATGATTATCTCCACCCGTTGCTGTTCCCGCCCCGAGAGACTGCGGAACTGACGGTCGACGTTATTCAAGAAGAGTCACCGAGGCTGCCGGTAATGGCAAAGATTGCGGAACTCGGAACCGAGGTGGAATACGCATCACGGGAAGGACTGAAGGGTACTCGCATCGAAATTCCGAAAATCCAGTTGGGCCGCTATATGGACGAACGCCTTGTCCGGCTTGCGTTACAGGCGTCCCAAAGTTACGGATTGCGGTCGGAGGAGCAGAACCAACTCCGTAACCGGCAATTGAATGATGCTCAATTCGCTGTTGATTCCATCCGCGCGCGTCGGGAGTGGGTTGCCTTGACCAGTGTATGGAGCGGAGGAGTCAACTATGTCGAGGGTGATGTTCGAGTTACCGTGGACTTTGGCTATACAACCGAACAGAAGCCGGTATTAGCCGGAACGGATAAGTGGGATGATATCGAAAACTCCACGCCGCTTGATGATATCCAAACGTGGGTTGATGCTTGGAGAGCGAAAGGGATTCGCCTGCGCCGGGCACTTACGTCGCAGAAGATTATCACGCTGCTTCGCCGTAACCTGTCCATCCGGAAGCAATACCACGGCGACCCGAGCGGATCGGCGCAGCCGCCATCCCTTACCAACGGCCAACTGCAATCTGTCTTTGATGAGATGGAGTTCCCGGCAATCGTTGCCTATGACACGCAAGCCCGCACCGAGGATCGCGCGCTCACTGGTGGAAAATTGTCTTTTACCACGGTCCGGATGGTGCCGGAGAATCGGTTTATTCTTCTTCCGGAAGGTCCACTTGGCAATTATCTGTGGGCCAAGACGACAGAGGAAATGATGGCTGAGATTGAAGCAGAGCAAACTGGAGACATGGGCATTTATGTTTTCAGAGATGTGACCAAGAATCCTATCCGCGTTCGCACCGCTGGTGTGGCCCTCAACTTCCCGGCATTTGCTTGGGCCGACTCTGTCGTTTCCGCGACTGTTATTTAAGGAGCTCTTTAGAGGGCTCCTTTTCTTTATCAATAATCAGAAAGGGTGATTGAAGTGGACTTGAAACTGACGGGAGTCGTTAAGCAAGGCGGGAAATGGCGCAAGCCTAGCGACATCATTCGGAAGGTGGATGATGAGATCGCCGAGGAGCTGATCGCTGCCGGCGTCGCCGAGGAAATCGAGCCTCAACCTGAAGAGGATGCATCCGAACTTCAGGAGCTGCGCGATCGTGCGAAGGTGCTCGGCGTGCCTAATGCCGGTCGGTTGGGCGAGGCCAAGCTGAAGGAAGGTATTGCAGAGAAGGACGCTGAGCTGCGAACGAAGGCTGCCGAGCTGGGCATTGAGGACATTGAGGGTAAAACCGTCGAGGATTTGATCGCGGCGATTGCTGAAGCTGAGAAAAAGTAGGTGACGGTCATGCCAACAACGGAAGAAGTCGCCGCTTGGATCGTAGGGAACGTTCTGGATACGGAGGCGTGGGACAAGAAACCGGAGAAACAACCGCTTGCCGTCAAGCAAGCGGAGCGCAACCTCTCCCGCTGGTACCCGGAGGTAGAGTTGATGGTTGAGGTCGTATCCCTGCAGGCGATATGGGAGTTGCAGGGCCTTGACCCCGCTCTCAAATTTCAACGTCACGCCGTTAAGTCGCTAAACGACAACGGCGAGGGTATCACATACAGTGGCATCCGCGATGTCGTGGCGCCGGAGGTGCGCGAGCTGCTCGGCAAGCCTGCATTCGAGCTGGCTGAAGAAGCCGAGGATGCCCCCGGTCCGCAGTATGGCGGGTGCCTGATATGAGCCTTTTTGGTTACCCGGCAACTGTCCAGCATTACCACCCGAGCGTCGATGAGTGGGGCCGCCCGCTGCCGGCGGAGCCAGTCGAGAAGGCGGCCAAGGTCGTCGAGGAGCAGCGCCTGATCCGAAATGCCCAAGGCGAGGAGATCACGGTTGCCTACACCGTGTATTTAGAGGGCGTAAATGCCGTCGGCTTCGACGACTGGCTGCAGTATACGAATGCCCTTGGCACGGAGGTTCGCATCGATGTCCGGCATTACGAGATCCGAAAGTACCTTGGAACGGACGAGGTGAAGGAAGTGGTCATCTATGGGTAGCCGCGGAAAATTCTTCATAGAATTGACCGGGCTTGAAGAGATCATTTCCCACCTGGACGATCTGGAGAAAGATTTGGATCGCCGGATTGATGCCGTATTGACCAAGCTGGCCATGAAGATCATCCACGACGCCAAGCGACTGGCGCCGATCGACAGCGGCGACCTGGAGGCTGCGCTTATCGTCGGTGAGGTCAAACAAATGCTGACTGAGCGGTACATCGAATTCGGGACAAGCCCGGAGGTTGATTCCTACGCAGTCGTGCAGCATGAGGGCTTCAGGAAGACAGCGAGTGGAGCCATAGTCCAATTGACGCCGGGCGAGAAAACCCGAAGCAAAGGGCAGTACAACGGCTATACGCCCGGCAAAAAGTATTTGGAGAACGCGATCAAGATGAACGAAGATCTGATCCGGACCGAGCTCTCCAAAATATTGGAGGGATGAACCGTGCTTGCGAGTGACTTAATCAGCTTCCTGTCGGCATCCGGCTACACCGTTTATCCTGATGCCAATTTCATCCCTGCAGATATTCCGGATGCTAAGCTGCCGTGCCTCTTTGTCCAAGACTCCGGCGGGTACGCTCCGGGAGAGTTTGTTCCGACCGAGCGGCCGACCTATCAGATTATCGTGAAGGGCAAGTCCTACAAGACCAACCCGGCCAACATGGCAGCCGCTGAAGTTGTCGCAAAGGGACTGGTCAAGCGGCTACACCGCCTTGCTAATTACCAGGCGGGCAGTACGCATGTCTTTTCAAGCACAGCCGCGCAGCAGCCGATTTATCTCGGACTTGACGCTATGGACCGGCCGATGTATTCAACCAATTTCATTTTCTATACGAAGGAGGCACCAACCACATGAGTGACGTGAACAATATCTATGCGGGTCCTGGTATTTTCATTTGGGGAATCGAGGCTGACGGCACGGAGGAAACCGATGCAATTACGATTGATTTGACTCAAGGCGGCATCACCTTTACGACCACGACGACCTATTTTGAGCCGGCGACGGACCAGACGGGTACAGCGCCGGTGAAGTCGATTTCTACCGGAACGACTGGAGCAATCAACTTTGAGACTCCGGATATGGACTTCGAAAAGGTCATTCTGTATAACCCGAATGCGGATAAGATCGTAGACGGTACAACGCCGACAAAGGTTAAGTACCAAGTAACCGGTCTGGCCGGCAAGGAACTTCCGCGGAAGCGGGCGGTTATCAAGCCGCAAGGCGTTGACGATCCGAAGAGATTCATCTACATCGAGAGCGTTGGTATCAAGTTCGACATGAATGCGGCTTTCGTTTTGGACAATAACCTCCGGCTTACCGTCTCGGCCATGGCTTATCCGGCGCTCGATGCCACGCCGAAGGGACTGCTTTACACCTGGGGAGACATCACCGCCACAGCTTAATACTGAATTTTAATCACGGAGAGGGCGCGAGCCTTCTCCTTTTTTATTTATAACAAGGGGGAAGGCCCATGCTCAATTTTGGTAAAAAGGAAGTCCTGAAGCTCGGGAACCGGCGTGTCGAGGTCCCTAAGCTAACTCGGAATCGGCTTAAGAAGCTGACCGAGCATGTCGGAACGATTGGAGACTTTTTGGTGAAGTTTTTTCTCACACCGCAAGAAGACCGTTCCGTGTTTATCGTGGCCGGCGCGGACGTGACGATTGACGAAATTTACGAAATCACATCGCTGCTCAGCGATATCGATATAGAGGAGCTGAGTGAGCAGGCAAGTATTGCCGAATGCACGGAATACCTCCTGCTCACTTGGCAAAAGAACGACATGAATGCCGCCCTGGGAAACTTAAAGGGCCTGATTCCGCCGATGGCGCAGCAGTTCGTGCAGTCGATCGTTCAAAGGATGAATCAGGCCGCCGGACAATAACGCTGGATGAGTTTATCCTGCGCTGCTGCATCATCCTCGGGAAGACGCAGTTCGAGGTCGAGAATGAATATTGCCTGATCGATCTGCCGCAGCTCCTTCTGATAAAAGATCAGATCCACGCGGCGGAGCTGCTGGAGCAGATCGATGTTGAATCATTCCCGCACATTATGGACAAGAAGGCGCGGGAAGCGATATTGAAGCGGATCACCCGGAATCTACCGAAGCCGCCTAAGGCACCTTCGAAGTCCGCAGAGGAACAGTACCAAGCTCAGCTCGCGCGTATGAAAGGAGGAGGATGAGGATTGCCGGTACAGATCGGAGAATTGCGGGCGCGCCTGACCGCTGAAGCTCAGGGAATGAAGCAGGAGATCCGGAGTACCAAGAAGGATTTCGCAGACCTTGGGACTCAGGCGAAGAAGACGGCTGCCGATCTGAAGGTCTTAAACGACGCTTTGTCCAAAGCAGGATTGAGCGCTGAGCAGATCAAGAAGGTAGCCGAGGCTATGACCAAGCCTGAAAAAGGGGCCAAGGCTTCCGCCGAAGCTGTCAAAAAGCTGGGTGAGCAGGGCGATAAAGCGGCTAAGTCAGTAAGCGAGCTGAGAGAAGCTGTCAAGAAGATTGGCGATGGGAAGAGTGGGATTGACGTTGCAGGCGAATCGATGGATCATCTTTCTCACTCATCTGAAGAGGCGGCCAAAAAGGTCAAGGATGTAGACGACAAGGTCAAGATAACCGGTGAATCAGTAGACAAACTCGGCGGTCATTCACATAAAGCTGTCGGAAGCTTTATGGATTTAAACATGGCTCTGCAGGATGTAGGCGCCAACTCTAAACAGGTAGAACTAATCAACGCCGCGCTACGCCGATCCCATCCAGAACTCCTGCAACAGCAACTGGCGAACGTTAGGACAGAATTGCAATCCTTGGGCATCGGTAGCAAGGAAATCGATGACATCATTGATCAGATGGAACGGCTGAACAAGACGACCAGTGCAACAAGTGCGGAGATTGACGCTCTCGGAGTTGCCTACGCTGCTTTGGCTGTTGCGATTGCTGCGGCTATAGCGAAGGCCGTCCAGACGGCGATGCAGTTTGAGCAGGCTATACAAAATGTCCGGGCGATAATTGAGCCAACGAGCCAGGATTTTGAAGAGCTCCGTAAGACAGCCATTTCGCTCGGAGCGGACACCAAGTTTTCTGCGTCGCAGGCTGCCGATGCAATGGCTGAACTTGGCCAGGCTGGATTTAAGACCAAAGAGATTATCGCGGCAATGCCCGGCGTTCTCTCGCTGGCTGCTACCGGCAATGTCGATCTGGCGACAACAGCGGACATTGCTTCGTCTATTTTACGCGGATTCGGCTTACAGGCGACGGAGACTTCGCGCGTTGTAGACGTGTTAGCGAAGAGCTCAATTGATACGAATGCGAATGTGACCGACCTTGGGATGGCGATGAAATATGTTGCTCCTGTTGCTGCAGCGATGGGCCTGTCCGTAGAAGAAGCGACCGCTGCCGTCGGTGAGCTATCAAACGCCGGCATCAAAGGGGAGCAAGCGGGAACATCGCTCCGGGCGATCCTGCTGGCGTTGGCGTCCCCGTCCAAGGAAGCAGCATTCTACATGGACCGCCTCGGTGTGAGCATCAAGGACAGCGCCGGAAATATTGTCCCGCTGTCGAACCTGATCGGTCAGCTTACCTCTGTATGGGGACGACTTACTCAAGCGCAGCAGGCCGACGTCGCCACAACGCTGGTTGGCCGGGAAGCCGCTTCCGGCTTTATTGCTCTTATTGAAGCCGGGACGGAGACA from Paenibacillus sophorae encodes:
- a CDS encoding head decoration protein yields the protein MNLQPRQRVTVQDEYEILASFEVIREVANGITIDSAAITADGNGDKIIKKGMPMAKLTASGKYVPYNSAGADGSQNPTAILKRTVNVKDGDHVVGGYEVAKIIAARVPVTVDATLRSKMPNIVFA
- a CDS encoding major capsid protein, with the translated sequence MNTIQYRYKLDLQLFAAGDPIDLTLEEALTGEDLLVYSRNLETSNDYLHPLLFPPRETAELTVDVIQEESPRLPVMAKIAELGTEVEYASREGLKGTRIEIPKIQLGRYMDERLVRLALQASQSYGLRSEEQNQLRNRQLNDAQFAVDSIRARREWVALTSVWSGGVNYVEGDVRVTVDFGYTTEQKPVLAGTDKWDDIENSTPLDDIQTWVDAWRAKGIRLRRALTSQKIITLLRRNLSIRKQYHGDPSGSAQPPSLTNGQLQSVFDEMEFPAIVAYDTQARTEDRALTGGKLSFTTVRMVPENRFILLPEGPLGNYLWAKTTEEMMAEIEAEQTGDMGIYVFRDVTKNPIRVRTAGVALNFPAFAWADSVVSATVI
- a CDS encoding HK97 gp10 family phage protein, producing the protein MGSRGKFFIELTGLEEIISHLDDLEKDLDRRIDAVLTKLAMKIIHDAKRLAPIDSGDLEAALIVGEVKQMLTERYIEFGTSPEVDSYAVVQHEGFRKTASGAIVQLTPGEKTRSKGQYNGYTPGKKYLENAIKMNEDLIRTELSKILEG
- a CDS encoding minor capsid protein, giving the protein MLASDLISFLSASGYTVYPDANFIPADIPDAKLPCLFVQDSGGYAPGEFVPTERPTYQIIVKGKSYKTNPANMAAAEVVAKGLVKRLHRLANYQAGSTHVFSSTAAQQPIYLGLDAMDRPMYSTNFIFYTKEAPTT